One genomic segment of Alphaproteobacteria bacterium HT1-32 includes these proteins:
- a CDS encoding MBL fold metallo-hydrolase, producing the protein MQLQFIGCGDAFGSGGRFNTCFHVTGETTNFLIDCGASSLIAMKQLGISHNEIDVILFTHFHADHFGGLPFLMLDAQFFTKRRTPLTIAGPAGLKDWYVRVMETAFPGSSGTKQKFDLNMIELEPDVTTEICGLSVTPRSVIHGNPGGPFFALRVEAEGKSVAYTGDTAWTDTLIETAKDVDLFVAEAYFRDKSVPLHLDLATLEAHLPEINPKHLVLTHMSDDMLRQLDDVPYDLAEDGKIVRF; encoded by the coding sequence ATGCAGTTACAGTTTATCGGATGTGGAGATGCGTTTGGCAGTGGCGGGCGGTTTAACACCTGCTTTCATGTCACCGGTGAAACCACGAACTTCCTGATCGATTGTGGTGCCTCGTCGCTGATTGCGATGAAGCAGCTGGGCATCAGCCACAATGAGATTGATGTCATTCTGTTCACGCATTTTCATGCTGACCATTTCGGTGGCCTGCCCTTCCTGATGCTGGATGCCCAGTTCTTCACAAAGCGCAGAACACCGCTGACCATTGCCGGGCCTGCCGGACTGAAAGACTGGTATGTCCGGGTCATGGAAACTGCCTTCCCCGGGTCCAGCGGCACAAAGCAGAAGTTCGACCTGAACATGATCGAGCTGGAGCCGGATGTGACGACAGAGATTTGCGGCCTGTCCGTTACCCCGCGGTCCGTGATTCACGGCAATCCCGGCGGTCCTTTCTTTGCCTTACGGGTGGAGGCAGAAGGCAAATCCGTTGCCTATACCGGCGACACAGCCTGGACCGATACGCTGATTGAGACCGCGAAAGATGTCGATCTGTTCGTGGCCGAGGCATACTTCCGGGACAAGAGTGTTCCGCTGCATCTCGATCTGGCGACACTGGAAGCGCATCTGCCGGAAATCAATCCGAAGCATCTGGTCCTGACCCATATGAGCGATGATATGCTGCGGCAGCTGGATGATGTCCCCTATGATCTGGCCGAAGACGGCAAGATCGTGCGGTTCTAG
- the phbB gene encoding acetoacetyl-CoA reductase, with amino-acid sequence MARVALVTGGTRGIGEAISIALKDAGYNTVASYAGNDDAAKAFTAATGIPAYKFDVGNFEDCKAGIARIEAEVGPIEVLVNNAGITRDGTMHRMAQDQWQAVIDTNLGSCFNMSRCVIDGMRDRNFGRIVNIGSINGQAGQYGQVNYAAAKSGIHGFTKALAQEGAAKGITVNAIAPGYINTDMVRAVPEAVLEKIVAKVPVGRLGEASEIARGVLFLVADEAGFVTGSTLSINGGQHMY; translated from the coding sequence ATGGCGCGAGTAGCGTTAGTGACAGGCGGCACCCGGGGCATTGGCGAGGCAATCAGTATTGCCCTGAAAGATGCCGGATATAACACGGTCGCCAGTTACGCTGGCAATGATGATGCCGCGAAGGCATTCACGGCGGCTACCGGCATTCCGGCCTACAAGTTTGACGTCGGGAATTTTGAGGATTGCAAGGCGGGGATCGCCAGGATTGAAGCTGAAGTTGGTCCGATTGAAGTGCTGGTCAATAACGCGGGTATCACCCGCGACGGAACCATGCACCGTATGGCGCAGGACCAGTGGCAGGCTGTGATTGATACGAACCTCGGCAGTTGCTTCAACATGTCGCGTTGTGTCATCGACGGAATGCGTGACCGGAATTTTGGGCGTATCGTCAATATCGGATCGATCAATGGTCAGGCCGGTCAGTATGGCCAGGTAAACTATGCCGCGGCCAAGTCCGGTATCCACGGTTTCACCAAGGCGCTGGCGCAGGAAGGTGCTGCCAAGGGGATCACGGTCAACGCGATTGCGCCGGGCTATATCAACACCGACATGGTGCGTGCGGTGCCGGAAGCGGTGCTGGAAAAGATCGTCGCGAAAGTGCCGGTTGGCCGTCTCGGTGAAGCCAGCGAGATTGCTCGCGGCGTCCTGTTTCTGGTGGCTGACGAGGCCGGTTTCGTTACCGGCTCGACCCTGTCGATCAACGGCGGTCAGCATATGTATTGA
- the argB gene encoding acetylglutamate kinase: protein MANEDFQDQATILSDALPYMREYAGETFVVKYGGHAMGNADLASRFASDIVMLRQVGINPIVVHGGGPQIGKMLERLKIQSDFVDGLRVTDQATVEIVEMVLSGSINKQIVSAINAAGGTAVGLSGKDGDLIQAQKLRRTRRETDSNIEKILDLGFVGEPDRINPGILEAFEESDIIPVIAPIGIGAGGETYNINADTAAGAIASALGARRLLMLTDVAGVLDQNKELIADLNLEQARAMIKDGTISGGMIPKVETCMQAVKRGVEAAVILDGRVPHALLLEIFTSHGAGTLIGDH from the coding sequence ATGGCAAACGAAGACTTTCAGGATCAGGCGACCATACTGTCCGACGCCCTTCCCTATATGCGGGAATATGCGGGCGAAACTTTTGTGGTCAAATATGGCGGCCATGCGATGGGCAACGCAGACCTTGCGTCACGATTCGCCAGCGATATCGTCATGTTGCGTCAGGTCGGGATCAATCCGATCGTCGTGCATGGCGGCGGTCCCCAGATCGGCAAGATGCTGGAGCGCCTGAAGATTCAGAGCGACTTTGTCGATGGCCTGCGCGTCACCGACCAGGCAACGGTCGAAATTGTCGAGATGGTCCTGTCCGGTTCCATCAACAAGCAGATCGTCAGCGCCATCAATGCTGCCGGCGGCACCGCTGTCGGTCTGTCCGGCAAGGATGGTGACCTGATACAGGCCCAGAAGCTGCGCCGCACCCGGCGTGAGACCGACTCCAATATCGAGAAAATCCTCGACCTTGGTTTCGTCGGCGAACCGGACCGGATCAACCCCGGCATTCTCGAAGCCTTCGAAGAATCCGACATCATTCCGGTCATTGCCCCGATTGGTATTGGTGCCGGTGGCGAGACCTACAATATCAACGCCGACACAGCTGCCGGTGCCATTGCCTCCGCGCTTGGTGCCCGTCGCCTGCTGATGCTGACAGACGTTGCCGGTGTCCTCGACCAGAACAAGGAACTGATTGCTGATCTGAACCTTGAACAGGCCCGGGCCATGATCAAGGACGGCACCATCTCCGGCGGCATGATTCCGAAGGTCGAGACCTGCATGCAGGCCGTAAAGCGTGGTGTCGAAGCCGCCGTTATTCTGGATGGCCGCGTCCCCCATGCCCTGTTGCTGGAAATCTTCACCTCTCATGGTGCCGGCACCCTGATTGGCGATCACTAG
- a CDS encoding TSUP family transporter: MDGDFFLLSALLAAGAAIQAAVGFGFPYLLAPVAVFILPELIPGPILLLTLAINSEIAFRERGDVDFPAVGWITAGRVAGALAAAAMFGAFNPDIFKLVLGGALLIAVLLTAGVGARMVRRNRGSLTAAGVAAGIMGTLTGVGAPPIALLYSGEEPSKVRSILSVSLLIGVVISLFMLWLFGHFGMAEIWLALTFLPATLIGVLGGRYLSRHINKSRARLAILVISAFAAIGLIGDVVVPYLLTLI; this comes from the coding sequence ATGGACGGTGATTTTTTTCTACTTTCGGCGCTGCTTGCTGCCGGTGCGGCCATTCAGGCCGCCGTGGGATTTGGCTTTCCCTATCTGCTTGCCCCTGTTGCTGTATTTATTCTGCCGGAGCTGATTCCCGGTCCTATCCTGCTGCTGACCCTGGCGATCAACAGCGAGATCGCTTTCCGTGAACGCGGGGATGTCGATTTCCCGGCTGTTGGCTGGATAACGGCCGGACGGGTTGCCGGTGCGCTTGCTGCGGCCGCAATGTTCGGTGCCTTCAATCCTGATATCTTCAAGCTGGTCCTCGGGGGCGCTTTGCTGATTGCTGTCCTGCTGACCGCAGGTGTTGGTGCCCGCATGGTCCGGCGTAACCGGGGCAGCCTTACCGCCGCCGGGGTGGCTGCAGGAATCATGGGCACGCTGACCGGGGTGGGTGCCCCGCCGATTGCCTTGCTCTATTCCGGGGAAGAGCCGTCAAAAGTGCGCAGCATCCTGTCGGTCAGTTTGCTGATCGGTGTGGTTATTTCTCTCTTTATGCTCTGGCTGTTCGGACATTTCGGGATGGCGGAAATCTGGCTGGCGCTGACTTTCCTGCCAGCCACGCTGATCGGGGTTCTGGGTGGCCGGTATCTGTCACGTCATATCAACAAAAGCCGGGCACGTCTGGCGATCCTTGTCATCTCGGCTTTTGCCGCGATCGGGCTGATCGGTGACGTGGTTGTTCCGTATCTGCTGACGCTGATCTAG
- a CDS encoding urease accessory protein yields MAGILFLGLVIGMQHALEADHVAAVSSIAVRQSSIRKIITHGAVWGLGHTITLMLFAGAAVLAGAVISDGLAGGLEFAVGVMLVGLGLNVLWRLWRDRIHFHAHSHDNGVRHFHAHSHAGETGKHSLRQHEHSHRRAEVRTLLVGMMHGMAGSAALLILTATTAPTATLGFAYVVLFGIGSIAGMAMLSAIIAVPLSWTARYLTVAHNGLQLTVGCATAGLGLYVMATKGMELLA; encoded by the coding sequence ATAGCGGGAATTCTGTTTCTCGGTCTCGTGATCGGGATGCAGCATGCGCTGGAGGCTGATCATGTCGCTGCGGTCAGCAGCATCGCCGTCCGGCAATCAAGCATCCGCAAGATCATCACTCATGGGGCCGTCTGGGGTCTTGGCCATACCATCACCCTGATGCTGTTTGCCGGTGCTGCCGTTCTGGCAGGTGCCGTCATCAGCGACGGACTGGCAGGCGGTCTGGAATTCGCTGTTGGTGTCATGCTGGTCGGGCTGGGCCTTAATGTGCTCTGGCGTCTGTGGCGTGACCGCATTCACTTTCACGCACATAGCCATGACAACGGTGTCCGGCATTTTCATGCTCACAGCCATGCCGGAGAGACAGGTAAACACAGTCTGCGCCAGCATGAACACAGCCATCGCCGGGCAGAGGTCCGTACCCTGCTGGTCGGCATGATGCACGGTATGGCCGGCTCCGCCGCCCTGCTGATCCTCACCGCAACCACAGCGCCTACCGCAACCCTCGGCTTTGCCTATGTCGTGCTGTTTGGTATCGGTTCAATCGCCGGTATGGCAATGTTGTCTGCCATCATCGCCGTCCCCCTGAGCTGGACTGCCCGTTACCTGACCGTCGCCCATAACGGCCTGCAACTGACCGTCGGCTGCGCGACAGCCGGTCTTGGCCTCTATGTCATGGCAACCAAGGGAATGGAGCTTCTCGCCTGA